One genomic region from Leptospira licerasiae serovar Varillal str. VAR 010 encodes:
- a CDS encoding YeeE/YedE family protein has protein sequence MATEWIMGLIGGVVIGIAVSLMLLWNGRVTGVSSIVYGVLIPSKGDLAWRWYFIVGLLIGGLSLKATAPELLAVEIQTKEWIGALAGVFVGFGAMLGGGCTSGHGVCGVSRVSPRSIVATIVFMTAGMAAVVLLRKVGSLHEI, from the coding sequence ATGGCAACAGAATGGATAATGGGTCTTATCGGCGGAGTAGTGATCGGCATCGCCGTTTCCTTAATGCTTTTATGGAACGGAAGAGTGACCGGAGTCAGCAGCATTGTATATGGCGTATTAATTCCTAGCAAGGGAGATCTTGCTTGGAGATGGTATTTTATAGTCGGGTTACTTATAGGAGGTCTTTCTTTGAAAGCCACCGCCCCTGAACTTTTAGCAGTGGAGATCCAGACGAAAGAATGGATTGGGGCGCTTGCAGGAGTATTCGTCGGATTCGGCGCGATGTTAGGAGGAGGTTGCACAAGCGGACATGGAGTTTGCGGAGTAAGTAGAGTTTCTCCAAGATCCATAGTAGCCACAATCGTATTTATGACGGCGGGAATGGCAGCAGTAGTATTACTTAGAAAAGTAGGGAGCTTGCATGAAATATAA
- a CDS encoding DUF6691 family protein has product MKYNIGALVVGLLFAIGLGISGILQPANIIGFLDVFGKWNPTLLFTMAGAVGVHFITYKFIRKRKTPMFSKDWFIPTRQEITPALIIGSLIFGIGWGLGGYCPTVSVTTLASFETRPLIVFASIILGMLLFWFLDKKTNLKSKLE; this is encoded by the coding sequence ATGAAATATAATATTGGAGCGTTAGTCGTAGGCCTATTATTCGCTATCGGACTAGGCATATCAGGGATTTTACAACCTGCAAACATAATAGGATTCTTGGATGTATTCGGAAAATGGAACCCTACCCTACTTTTCACGATGGCAGGTGCAGTGGGAGTCCATTTCATCACTTACAAATTCATTCGAAAAAGAAAAACCCCAATGTTCTCCAAGGATTGGTTCATCCCGACCCGCCAAGAAATAACTCCTGCCTTGATCATCGGAAGCCTAATTTTTGGGATCGGTTGGGGACTTGGAGGTTATTGTCCAACAGTTTCAGTCACTACCCTTGCAAGTTTCGAAACAAGACCTTTAATCGTTTTTGCAAGTATCATTTTAGGAATGTTACTATTTTGGTTTTTGGATAAGAAAACAAATTTGAAAAGTAAATTAGAATAA